The Cellvibrio polysaccharolyticus genomic interval CCCGGTTACGGTTTTGCCGGCCACAAAGGTTACCCGACCAAAGTGCATCTGGAGGCTTTGGACAGGCTGGGCGTCAGCCCGGTGCACCGTGTGTCTTATGCACCGGTCAAATTACGCATCGCGCAATTGGAACTGCTGTAACTTCTCTCTCCCGGCGGCACGCTATGCCGCCTCATAATGTTTATAACTATGGTCGCCAATTTCGTTCATCTTCGTTTACACACTGAATTCTCGCTGGCTGACAGTCTGGTGAGAATCAAGCCGCTCGTAAAACGCGTGGCTGAACTGAACATGCCCGCCTGCGCAATCACTGATCAAACCAATTTTTATGGTCTGATCAAATTTTACAAAGCGGCGCAGGGCACCGGTATCAAACCGATTGCCGGTAGTGATTTTTTAATTGCCCCCCAGGACAGCGAAGGCAAACCGGTGTTGCTGACGCTGCTGGCGATGAACGATATCGGCTACAGAAATATTACTGAACTGATCTCCCGCGCCTGGCAGCATGGCCAGGCTCAGGGCGTTGCCTACGTGCAGCGATCCTGGGTGGGTGAGCACAGCGAGGGCGTGATCGCGCTTTCAGGCGGTAAATGGGGCGACGTGGGTATGTCGCTGCTGGCGGGTCGTGCTGCCCAGGCGCAAAGTTTATTGCAAGAGTGGATGCGGGAATTTCCTGATCGCTTTTATCTGGAGTTGCAGCGCACCGGACGCGAGAACGATGAAAACCATCTGCATCAGGTGGTTGCTCTGGCAGAACAACTGCAATGTCCGGTGGTGGCTACCAACGATGTGCGTTTTTTACGCCAGGATGAATTCGAGGTACACGAAGCACGGGTATGTATCAGCGAAGGTCGCACACTTGATGACCCCCGTCGCGAACGCCGCTACAGTGATCAACAATATTTACGCTCTGCCGAAGAGATGTGCGAGCTGTTCAGTGATATTCCCGAGGCGATCGAAAACACTCTGGCGATTGCCTGCCGTTGTAATGTCACCATCCAGATGGGCAAGTATTTTTTGCCGGAATACCCGGTGCCCGAAGGGCTGACCGAAGCCGACTTTTTTCGCAAATTGTGTGCCGAAGGTCTGGAAGATCGTCTCGAGCGAATTCTCGATAAAAACTCGGCCACCTACGCAGTGGACCGCAACGTATACGATGACCGTTTGTCCTTCGAGCTGGATATCATTATCCAGATGGGGTTCTCCGGTTACTTCCTGATCGTAATGGACTTTATTCAGTGGGCCAAAGACCACGATATCCCGGTAGGCCCGGGGCGGGGTTCGGGTGCCGGCTCGCTGGTCGCTTACGCACTGAAAATTACCGACCTTGATCCCCTGCAATACGATTTGCTGTTCGAGCGCTTTCTCAACCCGGAACGGGTTTCCATGCCCGACTTCGATATCGACTTCTGCATGGACAATCGCGACAAGGTGATTTCCTACGTAGCCGATAACTACGGACGTGATGCGGTCAGCCAGATTATTACCTTCGGTACCATGGCCGCCAAAGCGGTAGTGCGCGATGTGGCGCGGGTGCAGGGCAAGTCTTACGGGCTGGCCGATAAGCTGTCAAAAATGATTCCGCCTACGCCAGGCATGACACTGGCAGTAGCGCTGGAGCAGGAAGCAGTACTGCGCGAATTCCTCGAAATCGATGGCGACGCCCAGGAAATCTGGGATATGGCCACCCAGCTTGAAGGTCTCACCAGAAACGTCGGTAAACACGCTGGTGGTGTGGTTATTGCCCCTACCAAACTGACCGACTTTTCACCGCTCTACTGCGACGAAAGCGGCGGTGGTCTGGTTACCCAGTTTGATAAAAACGATGTGGAAGAAGCGGGGCTGGTCAAGTTTGACTTCCTCGGCTTGCGCACGCTGACCATCATCGACTGGGCGCGTTTGATGATCGACAAACAGCGCGTAAAAAAAGGCGAAGAACCGCTGGATATCAGCGCCATTCCGCTGGACGATCCAAAAACCTTTGCGTTGTTAAAACGTGCCGAAACCACCGCAGTGTTCCAGCTGGAATCCCGCGGTATGAAAGACCTGATCAAACGTCTGCAGCCGGATAACCTCGAAGATCTTATCGCTCTGGTGGCGCTGTTCCGGCCTGGGCCGCTGGAATCGGGCATGGTGGATGACTTTATCAACCGGAA includes:
- the dnaE gene encoding DNA polymerase III subunit alpha — translated: MVANFVHLRLHTEFSLADSLVRIKPLVKRVAELNMPACAITDQTNFYGLIKFYKAAQGTGIKPIAGSDFLIAPQDSEGKPVLLTLLAMNDIGYRNITELISRAWQHGQAQGVAYVQRSWVGEHSEGVIALSGGKWGDVGMSLLAGRAAQAQSLLQEWMREFPDRFYLELQRTGRENDENHLHQVVALAEQLQCPVVATNDVRFLRQDEFEVHEARVCISEGRTLDDPRRERRYSDQQYLRSAEEMCELFSDIPEAIENTLAIACRCNVTIQMGKYFLPEYPVPEGLTEADFFRKLCAEGLEDRLERILDKNSATYAVDRNVYDDRLSFELDIIIQMGFSGYFLIVMDFIQWAKDHDIPVGPGRGSGAGSLVAYALKITDLDPLQYDLLFERFLNPERVSMPDFDIDFCMDNRDKVISYVADNYGRDAVSQIITFGTMAAKAVVRDVARVQGKSYGLADKLSKMIPPTPGMTLAVALEQEAVLREFLEIDGDAQEIWDMATQLEGLTRNVGKHAGGVVIAPTKLTDFSPLYCDESGGGLVTQFDKNDVEEAGLVKFDFLGLRTLTIIDWARLMIDKQRVKKGEEPLDISAIPLDDPKTFALLKRAETTAVFQLESRGMKDLIKRLQPDNLEDLIALVALFRPGPLESGMVDDFINRKHGRAQVAYPDANFQHMSLKPVLEPTYGVIVYQEQVMQIAQVLAGYTLGGADMLRRAMGKKKPEEMAKQRAVFAEGAASQGVDPELATRIFDLVEKFAGYGFNKSHSAAYALVSYQTAWLKAHYPAHFMAATMSSDMDKTDKVVTFIEECRQMKLRLLPPDVNSGEFHFTVDDKGNIIYGLGAIKGLGEGPVESIIAARQQGGPFLNLFDFCARVDPRKVNKRALEALIRSGAADNLIDGAGIDHDRAAMFASMNEAVRTAEQAAANTSAGMTDLFGDVISTTAGDEDVYRDFRKTRAWTIKERLHAEKETLGLYLTGHPIDEYEVELPHLISSRIGDLKPEKNNQTLAGLVVAQRVMKTKRGDTMAFVTLDDRTARIEVAIFADTYNQHRELLSMDNMLVIGGQVSYDDFSGMLKMRADSIRLLADVRQEKAREVALKLNAGQLMPDFSKRLAESLEPYRDGNCSIVIDYSRSDARAELKLGAAWRIRPDDELLQRLRDQYGKDSVRLIY